The Lycium barbarum isolate Lr01 chromosome 9, ASM1917538v2, whole genome shotgun sequence genome has a segment encoding these proteins:
- the LOC132612169 gene encoding MDIS1-interacting receptor like kinase 2-like: protein MVPRIFYFLAFFTLLYLFTISFASTEEATALLKWKETFGNQNNSLSASWTLSPAAAKNSSSLGATTSDACRDWYGIICVNGRVNRVNITNSNVNGTLYDFPFSSLLFLEYIDLSKNQLSGTIPPEIGKLTNLVYLDLSINKISGTIPPQIGALTKLEVARNNISGSIPPEIGNISRLERLDLSSNHLVGQIPKEFGKLTLLGRLFVQNNHISGNIPMELGSMKKLESLDLSNNRLNGSIPTFIGDYMNMFLLNLSNNKFGQKIPKEIGRITHLSVLDLSYNLLDGEILAQLANLLDLANLNLSHNSLSGRIPEEFESLTGLQDVVLSYNELEGPIPNNKAFMRVSLEGNKGLCGNLTGFLPCEMPSPMVKKHSTAKGQIELRHIERRDSSNGVDVDEDDDLLSISTLNGSALYRDILKATKEFDAMYCIEKGGSGSVYKVKFPSLVNVAVKRLHSSFEVTHRKSFMNEDCSPPIVHRDISSSNVLLDSEFEACVSDFGIAKLLKPDSSNCTAFAGTYGYVAPNLAYTMKVTQMCDVYSFGVLSLEVIKGKHLGEHITLLANSPTRDVQLSVLLDECLPYPEDKVKKFLVFIIKLAISCLLETPKSRPTMHFISHMLSMDPPISQ from the exons ATGGTTCCCagaatattttattttcttgCGTTTTTTACTCTCTTGTATCTATTCACAATTTCTTTTGCTTCCACTGAGGAAGCAACTGCTCTCCTCAAATGGAAAGAAACTTTCGGAAACCAGAATAATTCCTTATCGGCTTCTTGGACACTAAGTCCGGCTGCTGCCAAGAATTCTTCCAGCCTCGGAGCAACAACTTCTGATGCATGCAGGGATTGGTATGGAATTATATGCGTTAATGGTCGGGTAAACAGGGTGAATATTACAAATTCTAATGTTAATGGTACACTCTATGATTTTCCATTTTCGTCTCTCCTTTTTCTAGAATATATTGATCTTAGCAAGAATCAGCTTTCTGGCACCATCCCACCTGAAATAGGTAAGCTCACTAATCTTGTCTATCTTGACTTGTCTATCAATAAGATTTCGGGCACAATCCCACCACAAATCGGCGCACTAACAAAGCTTGAGGTGGCCAGAAATAACATTAGTGGTAGCATACCACCAGAGATTGGAAATATCAGCAGGCTTGAACGACTTGATCTTTCGTCGAATCATTTGGTTGGACAGATTCCTAAAGAATTTGGAAAATTGACCTTGTTAGGTAGATTATTTGTACAAAACAACCACATTTCTGGTAATATTCCTATGGAACTTGGGTCAATGAAAAAGTTAGAGTCCCTTGATCTATCAAACAATAGATTGAATGGGTCGATCCCAACCTTTATAGGAGATTACATGAACATGTTTCTCTTGAACCTGAGCAACAACAAGTTTGGTCAGAAAATTCCAAAGGAGATAGGGCGGATAACTCATCTTAGTGTACTTGATTTGAGCTATAATCTTCTAGATGGAGAAATACTTGCTCAGTTAGCCAATTTACTGGACTTGGCAAACTTGAATCTTTCCCACAACAGCCTCTCTGGCCGCATTCCTGAAGAATTTGAAAGTTTGACTGGTTTGCAGGATGTTGTCTTGTCATACAATGAGTTGGAAGGTCCAATACCAAATAATAAAGCTTTCATGAGAGTCTCATTGGAAGGTAATAAAGGTCTGTGCGGCAATTTAACAGGATTTCTGCCATGCGAAATGCCATCTCCAATGGTGAAGAAGCACTCAACGGCGAAGGGCC AAATAGAGTTAAGACATATTGAAAGACGGGATTCCAGCAATGGTGTtgatgttgatgaagatgatgatttgCTTTCCATATCCACGTTAAATGGAAGTGCATTATACCGGGATATCCTAAAAGCCACAAAGGAGTTTGATGCAATGTATTGCATCGAGAAAGGAGGGTCTGGAAGCGTTTACAAGGTAAAGTTTCCATCTCTTGTGAATGTAGCTGTGAAGAGACTTCATTCTTCCTTTGAGGTTACACATCGCAAAAGTTTCATGAATGAG GATTGCTCACCGCCGATTGTTCATCGAGACATATCAAGCAGTAATGTTTTGCTTGATTCCGAGTTTGAAGCTTGTGTTTCAGATTTTGGAATAGCTAAGCTTCTCAAGCCAGACTCATCCAACTGTACTGCATTTGCAGGCACATATGGCTATGTTGCACCAA ACCTTGCATACACGATGAAGGTTACACAGATGTGTGATGTCTATAGTTTTGGAGTATTGTCATTGGAAGTAATCAAAGGAAAGCATCTTGGGGAACATATTACTTTGCTAGCGAATTCACCAACTAGAGATGTGCAGCTTAGTGTTTTGCTAGATGAATGCCTTCCATATCCTGAAgataaagtgaaaaagtttttggttTTTATCATCAAGTTAGCAATCTCTTGTTTACTTGAAACTCCAAAATCAAGGCCAACAATGCACTTTATCTCCCATATGTTGTCAATGGATCCACCTATTTCTCAATAA